One window from the genome of Acinetobacter sp. ANC 7912 encodes:
- a CDS encoding ABC transporter permease: MSPIMRARLQRFKENKLGFGCFIVFIIIFVLSLGSGLIANDKPLLVKYDNSLYIPAFKTYPETTFGGVFETEADYKDPVVQQLINAKGWALWPLIEYSYQTPNLELTVPVPSAPTAQNWLGTDDQGRDVLARILYGLRVSLLFGFALTLASAVIGIIVGAIQGYYGGWIDLAGQRILEVWGGLPMLFMVMILVSMFTPNVYWLFLIMLLFGWTTLVGLVRAEFLRARNFDYVRAARSLGVSDRAIIFRHILPNAMSSSLSQLPFMLTANITALTALDFLGYGLPPDAASLGELLLQGKNNLNAPWLALSGFFTLAIVLSLLIYIGEATRDAFDPRRQ; the protein is encoded by the coding sequence ATGTCACCAATTATGCGAGCGCGCCTGCAACGGTTTAAGGAAAATAAACTCGGCTTTGGCTGCTTTATAGTCTTTATCATTATTTTTGTTTTATCGCTGGGTTCAGGACTGATTGCGAATGATAAACCGCTGCTGGTGAAATACGACAATTCTCTCTATATCCCAGCCTTTAAGACTTATCCGGAAACGACATTTGGTGGAGTATTTGAAACTGAAGCGGATTATAAAGATCCGGTGGTACAGCAACTGATCAATGCCAAGGGCTGGGCACTGTGGCCGCTAATTGAATATTCCTACCAGACACCAAATTTAGAGCTAACCGTTCCGGTACCTTCAGCACCGACTGCACAAAACTGGCTAGGTACCGATGACCAAGGCCGTGATGTACTGGCCCGGATTCTTTATGGCTTAAGGGTGTCACTGCTGTTTGGTTTTGCACTGACGCTGGCTTCGGCTGTGATCGGCATTATTGTCGGTGCGATTCAGGGCTATTACGGTGGTTGGATTGATCTGGCCGGACAACGCATTCTGGAAGTCTGGGGTGGTTTACCAATGCTGTTTATGGTGATGATTCTGGTTAGCATGTTTACCCCGAATGTGTACTGGCTATTCCTCATTATGCTACTGTTTGGCTGGACCACATTGGTGGGGCTGGTTCGGGCTGAATTTTTACGAGCACGGAATTTTGACTATGTCCGTGCAGCACGCAGTCTCGGTGTTTCAGATCGTGCCATCATCTTTCGGCATATTCTGCCGAATGCGATGAGTTCCAGCCTGTCGCAATTACCTTTTATGCTGACCGCCAATATTACAGCTTTAACCGCATTGGACTTTCTCGGTTATGGTTTGCCACCCGATGCTGCTTCACTCGGTGAACTGTTATTGCAAGGCAAAAACAATTTGAATGCGCCGTGGCTAGCTTTATCCGGCTTCTTTACCCTGGCCATTGTTCTTTCATTACTGATCTATATTGGGGAGGCGACGCGTGATGCATTCGATCCAAGACGTCAATAA
- a CDS encoding ABC transporter ATP-binding protein, with translation MHSIQDVNNAAPLLQVENLQIRSPDQVLVQQLDFQLHAGETVAIVGESGSGKSISSLAILGLLPKNLKVQGQVMLDGQNLLSMNQPQLRQIRGQKIAMIFQEPMTALNPLHRVEKIIGETLLLQGWSKTKVRERVLELLNDVGIPEPEDKLKRYPYELSGGQRQRVMIAMALAQDPDILIADEPTTALDVTLQAQILKLLKSLQKTRQMAMILISHDLNLVKRYADQVIVMNKGIVEEQGKVEQIFNTPQSAYTQDLLNHDFGQALPLGQTETLLELKQVEVKFSIKQGLLNRVKSYVTAVEPLDLTLMQGQSIGIVGESGSGKSSLALAISRLIDSSGQILLQRRDLNKLSEKALRPLRSDFQIVFQDPFSSLNPRMTIEQIIGEGLGLKAMSKEQIRSRVEQALERVELPAAFNKDRYPHELSGGQRQRVSLARALVLRPKLLILDEPTSALDRTTQRAIVKLLRRIQQEEGISYLFISHDLKVVRALCQQVLVLHHAQVMEFQETEQLFLHPQTEYTRQLIAASQY, from the coding sequence ATGCATTCGATCCAAGACGTCAATAACGCAGCGCCGCTGTTGCAGGTCGAGAACCTACAGATCCGCAGCCCAGATCAGGTACTGGTACAACAGCTGGATTTTCAGCTACATGCCGGCGAGACTGTAGCAATCGTGGGGGAAAGCGGTTCCGGTAAATCCATCAGTAGCCTCGCGATTCTTGGTCTTTTACCGAAAAATCTGAAAGTCCAAGGTCAGGTGATGCTGGATGGTCAGAATTTACTGTCCATGAACCAGCCGCAACTGCGCCAGATTCGTGGCCAGAAAATTGCCATGATTTTTCAGGAGCCAATGACCGCGCTGAATCCTTTGCATCGGGTGGAAAAAATTATTGGTGAAACCTTGCTGCTACAGGGTTGGTCCAAAACCAAAGTGCGTGAACGGGTTCTGGAACTACTCAATGACGTGGGGATTCCAGAACCGGAAGACAAGTTAAAACGTTATCCTTATGAATTGTCTGGTGGGCAACGTCAGCGGGTGATGATTGCCATGGCATTGGCACAGGATCCGGATATCCTGATTGCCGATGAACCGACTACGGCACTGGATGTCACCCTGCAAGCACAGATTTTAAAACTACTTAAATCTCTACAAAAAACTAGACAGATGGCAATGATCCTGATCAGTCATGACCTGAATTTGGTCAAACGCTATGCTGATCAGGTGATAGTGATGAATAAAGGCATTGTGGAAGAGCAGGGCAAAGTCGAGCAGATTTTTAATACACCGCAGTCAGCCTATACCCAAGACCTACTGAATCATGATTTTGGTCAGGCATTGCCTTTGGGGCAAACAGAAACCTTGCTGGAACTGAAACAAGTGGAAGTAAAATTCTCAATCAAGCAGGGTTTACTCAATCGCGTGAAAAGCTATGTCACGGCAGTAGAACCTCTTGATCTAACGTTGATGCAAGGCCAGTCGATTGGTATCGTCGGGGAAAGTGGTTCGGGTAAAAGTTCACTGGCGCTCGCTATTTCCCGACTGATTGACAGCAGTGGGCAGATTTTGCTGCAAAGACGAGACTTGAACAAACTGTCTGAAAAAGCTTTACGACCATTACGCAGTGATTTCCAGATCGTATTTCAGGATCCTTTTAGTAGCTTGAATCCGCGGATGACTATTGAGCAGATCATTGGTGAAGGCTTAGGTCTCAAAGCCATGTCCAAAGAGCAGATCCGCAGTCGGGTGGAGCAGGCTTTAGAGCGCGTGGAATTGCCAGCTGCGTTTAATAAAGACCGTTATCCGCATGAACTTTCCGGTGGACAGCGACAACGGGTGTCATTGGCACGTGCTTTGGTTCTGCGACCAAAATTACTGATTCTGGATGAACCAACCTCGGCACTGGACCGGACCACACAGCGAGCTATTGTTAAATTGCTGCGCCGGATTCAGCAGGAAGAAGGTATTAGCTATCTGTTTATTAGTCATGATTTGAAAGTCGTACGTGCGCTATGCCAACAGGTGCTGGTCCTGCATCATGCCCAGGTAATGGAATTTCAGGAAACCGAACAGTTATTCCTGCATCCGCAAACCGAATATACCCGTCAGCTGATTGCAGCCAGCCAGTATTAG
- a CDS encoding NADH:flavin oxidoreductase/NADH oxidase family protein encodes MTQLTDSIQIRKTIFKNRIIKGAMSEALANDAGQPNDAHLKLYEAWAKGGLGCAITGNVMVDFRAKNEPGVVVVETERDLDKLKAWAGVGKRHDMVQLIQLSHPGRQCPKGLNKETVAPSAVPFSPALAVSFGTPRELREDEILDIIQRFANSAAICEKAGFEGVQLHGAHGYLISQFLSPLTNKRRDQWGGSIENRTRFLLEIYKAVRAATSENFIISVKLNSADFQRGGITEEDVIYVFKAIDAAGIDLIEVSGGTYEAPAMAGAKAERRKASTIAREAYFLDFSEKIRKQVNCHMMVTGGFRTAAGMNAALDSGACDFVGIARPFAVETDLGQKLVAGQDVRYAVEKIKTGIPMIDKMAIMEIIWYAAQFKRIAQGKQPDPKLSPLKVFLNYLRGNVTAVIKGQINSRKSA; translated from the coding sequence ATGACTCAACTGACAGATTCAATACAGATTCGCAAAACCATATTTAAAAACCGCATTATCAAAGGTGCCATGAGTGAAGCACTGGCGAATGATGCCGGTCAGCCGAATGATGCGCATTTAAAGCTGTATGAGGCTTGGGCCAAAGGTGGTTTGGGCTGTGCGATTACTGGCAATGTCATGGTGGACTTTCGTGCCAAGAATGAACCGGGTGTCGTTGTAGTAGAAACTGAACGTGATCTGGATAAGCTGAAAGCATGGGCTGGGGTGGGCAAGCGTCATGACATGGTGCAGCTGATACAGTTATCACATCCAGGGCGTCAATGTCCGAAAGGATTGAATAAGGAAACCGTGGCGCCGTCGGCAGTGCCGTTTAGTCCGGCGCTGGCAGTGAGCTTTGGTACGCCAAGGGAACTGCGTGAAGATGAGATTCTGGACATTATTCAGCGCTTTGCCAACTCTGCAGCCATTTGTGAAAAGGCGGGTTTTGAAGGTGTGCAGCTGCATGGAGCCCATGGTTATCTGATCAGCCAGTTTCTATCACCACTGACCAATAAGCGTAGGGATCAATGGGGTGGCAGTATTGAAAACCGTACCCGTTTCTTGCTGGAAATTTATAAGGCAGTACGAGCTGCAACTTCAGAAAATTTCATTATTTCAGTGAAGCTAAATTCAGCAGACTTCCAGCGTGGTGGTATTACTGAAGAGGATGTGATTTATGTATTTAAAGCGATTGATGCTGCCGGGATTGACCTGATTGAAGTGTCAGGTGGCACCTATGAAGCACCCGCCATGGCAGGAGCCAAGGCTGAAAGACGTAAAGCATCAACGATCGCCCGTGAAGCCTATTTCCTGGATTTTTCCGAGAAGATCCGTAAACAAGTCAATTGTCATATGATGGTCACTGGTGGCTTTAGAACCGCAGCCGGTATGAATGCTGCACTGGATAGTGGTGCCTGTGATTTTGTGGGGATCGCCCGTCCATTTGCCGTGGAAACCGATTTGGGGCAGAAATTGGTGGCGGGGCAGGATGTACGCTATGCGGTGGAAAAAATCAAAACCGGTATTCCAATGATCGATAAAATGGCGATTATGGAAATCATCTGGTATGCGGCGCAGTTTAAGCGTATTGCCCAAGGCAAGCAGCCGGATCCAAAATTATCGCCGCTCAAAGTCTTTCTGAATTATCTGCGTGGGAATGTTACTGCAGTGATTAAAGGGCAGATCAATTCGCGTAAATCAGCGTAG
- a CDS encoding iron-containing redox enzyme family protein yields the protein MFTSTEFCLAVSPIQNIAHQPTNFKDWVNFFQDEQISKTTKTHSAEQYLSHLIKHLDLSSLSWLDHPEHAGSHFMEDHHKTCSIFQDYLARRQQGGQREFFPTVSHAFEFLYRVAPTKMVDGSWLYSTLDHADQAAVKDLIHIYLEELGLGHPQANHVTMYQDLLNTYELSTYAEQLDDRYYEQAAVQLVLAYAPPEYLPLVIGFNLGYEQLPLHLLITNYELAELGINPHYFNVHITIDNAHNGHAQKSLQAFVDLYRSAEDPQRYLEMVKQGYLLNDIGKSSTQIVRELDLDQQVLKLFRQKALIGQYIHNQKCQFSGKTINEWLSQPEQIHEFLHVLMKKSWIQRGQPAEQSHFWKLIDDPDGKMFGVFNATEKQMIRDWIQGPELARRLSSHQLHMPSPVVDRQQQRKLEELRLHLRQCENHEEKLELLIPNIAPHCHYIQPGLWATQQVSKILFPFQTQALQFS from the coding sequence ATGTTCACCAGTACGGAGTTTTGTTTAGCTGTATCCCCGATTCAAAATATTGCTCACCAACCAACAAACTTTAAAGATTGGGTAAATTTTTTCCAGGATGAGCAGATTTCCAAAACAACAAAAACACATTCGGCAGAACAATATCTCAGTCATTTAATCAAACATCTGGATCTCAGCTCCTTAAGCTGGCTGGATCATCCCGAACATGCCGGTTCTCATTTCATGGAAGATCATCATAAGACTTGCAGCATATTTCAGGACTATCTGGCTCGTCGTCAACAAGGCGGTCAGCGTGAATTTTTCCCCACTGTCTCACATGCATTCGAATTTCTCTATCGCGTTGCTCCAACTAAAATGGTCGATGGTTCCTGGCTCTACTCCACTCTGGATCATGCCGATCAGGCGGCAGTCAAAGACCTGATTCATATCTACCTGGAAGAACTTGGTTTAGGTCATCCGCAGGCCAATCATGTCACTATGTATCAGGACTTGCTGAATACTTATGAGCTGAGCACGTATGCTGAACAGCTGGATGATCGCTACTATGAACAGGCTGCTGTGCAACTGGTACTGGCCTATGCTCCACCGGAATATTTACCTTTGGTGATTGGCTTTAATCTGGGTTATGAACAGCTGCCGCTACATTTGCTCATTACCAATTACGAACTGGCCGAACTCGGTATCAATCCGCATTATTTTAATGTGCATATCACGATTGATAATGCACACAATGGTCATGCACAAAAATCCTTGCAAGCTTTTGTCGATCTGTACCGTTCTGCGGAAGATCCACAGCGTTATCTTGAAATGGTCAAACAGGGTTATCTACTCAATGATATCGGCAAAAGTTCGACTCAGATTGTGCGGGAACTGGATCTGGATCAACAGGTACTTAAACTGTTCCGACAAAAAGCCCTGATTGGTCAGTATATCCATAACCAGAAATGCCAGTTTAGTGGTAAGACCATTAATGAATGGCTGTCTCAGCCGGAGCAGATTCACGAATTTCTGCACGTACTCATGAAAAAAAGCTGGATTCAACGCGGACAGCCAGCCGAACAAAGTCACTTCTGGAAACTGATTGATGATCCCGATGGCAAAATGTTTGGCGTCTTTAATGCTACCGAGAAACAGATGATCCGTGACTGGATTCAGGGTCCTGAATTAGCACGCCGGTTGTCTTCACATCAGCTGCATATGCCATCACCTGTAGTTGACCGGCAACAGCAACGCAAGCTGGAAGAACTACGCTTGCATTTAAGACAATGTGAAAACCATGAAGAAAAGCTGGAACTGCTGATACCTAATATCGCACCACATTGTCATTACATTCAGCCAGGATTATGGGCAACGCAACAGGTATCTAAAATTCTGTTTCCCTTCCAGACGCAGGCGTTACAGTTCAGCTAA
- a CDS encoding alpha/beta hydrolase: MKIIYIHGMNKQKFSSASLRQRWLSLLKHGLEQSHQQAQFSYLKRHIRIPFYGDLLSRHHLHNVLNASTLMPQDWPRFPFHHPLKSQPPPPHCPHYSPETCEIPELKAEDAMTFNQKLKFITILSRNTALRDFVILLNHFPYLHDTLIKKFLIETYSYLANSTFMQQVHQRIGQQLHGDKPCILMAHSLGSVIAYHYLLLHPELNIQRFISMGSPMAFRVIQEHLPQPIHRPKAITGDWINFYCSDDFLTAFPLSEPPFQFQPAIINREIRTSIYHPHDIDGYIQHPEVIKALLELL, from the coding sequence ATGAAAATTATTTATATTCATGGCATGAACAAGCAGAAGTTCAGCTCTGCTTCCCTACGTCAACGCTGGCTCAGTCTGCTAAAACACGGTCTGGAACAGTCGCATCAACAAGCACAGTTCTCTTATCTTAAACGGCATATCCGTATCCCTTTTTATGGCGACTTATTGTCACGACATCATTTGCATAATGTATTGAATGCCAGTACCTTAATGCCACAAGACTGGCCGCGTTTTCCCTTCCATCATCCACTTAAATCTCAGCCGCCACCGCCGCATTGCCCGCACTATTCACCTGAAACTTGTGAGATTCCCGAGTTAAAGGCTGAAGATGCCATGACCTTTAACCAGAAACTGAAATTCATTACTATCTTAAGCCGGAATACTGCCTTACGGGATTTTGTGATTTTGTTAAATCATTTTCCTTATCTCCACGATACGCTGATCAAAAAATTCCTGATCGAGACCTATTCCTATCTGGCAAATTCCACTTTTATGCAGCAAGTTCATCAGCGAATTGGTCAGCAACTGCATGGTGATAAACCCTGTATCCTGATGGCACATTCTTTAGGCAGTGTGATTGCCTATCATTATCTGCTTTTGCACCCTGAACTGAATATTCAACGCTTTATTAGCATGGGATCACCAATGGCTTTCCGGGTAATTCAGGAACACTTACCTCAACCTATTCACCGACCTAAAGCCATTACCGGTGACTGGATCAATTTCTATTGCAGCGATGACTTTCTCACTGCTTTTCCTTTATCAGAACCACCCTTCCAGTTTCAACCGGCAATTATCAATCGGGAGATTCGTACTTCCATCTATCATCCACATGATATTGATGGCTATATCCAACATCCAGAAGTCATCAAAGCCCTGCTGGAATTACTCTAA
- a CDS encoding amino acid permease, with amino-acid sequence MHSSPNDASHQGNSAPLKRAMSTRHLVMISLGGAIGTGLFLGSGEVIAQTGPIGAILAYLLGGIIAYMVMLCLGELAVHMPESGSFGAYAKRYIGPGTGYTITWLYWLTWSVTLGTEFTAAALLMQEWFPDSSMWMWTLIFGAFVFILNLTSTRWFAESEFWLALVKVVTVVAFILFGLLAIFGVIGYQGHESAPLFSNLTAQGWFPEGLFPIFTTMLIVNFAFSGTELIGVAAGETKDPAKNVPKAINTSIFRLLIFFVGTILVVTALLPHQEAGLRAEGVSSSPFVTVFQHIGIPYAEDLIRFVIITALLSAANSGLFAASRMMWSLSYSKQLPAVFSRINKRGIPYIAVIVTMIGGMPGLLSEQFAPETIFTNLLGIAAFTMVVVWMSICVSMFNFRREWHKQGKTAKDLQFAAPLFPIVPILGFVFCLITCISMVFDPSMRISFFGCLLFIALCYISYYKFYHPKA; translated from the coding sequence ATGCACTCATCTCCGAATGATGCTTCGCATCAGGGCAATTCTGCGCCTTTAAAACGCGCTATGAGTACCCGACATCTGGTCATGATTTCGCTGGGTGGCGCAATCGGGACTGGTCTTTTTTTAGGTTCGGGTGAAGTCATTGCACAAACGGGGCCTATAGGTGCCATTCTTGCTTATCTCCTTGGTGGGATCATCGCTTACATGGTTATGCTGTGTCTGGGTGAACTTGCCGTACATATGCCTGAATCCGGTTCATTTGGCGCTTATGCCAAACGTTATATTGGACCGGGCACAGGCTATACCATTACCTGGTTATACTGGCTGACCTGGTCGGTAACCTTGGGAACCGAATTTACCGCTGCAGCACTGTTGATGCAGGAATGGTTTCCAGACAGTTCCATGTGGATGTGGACACTGATCTTTGGTGCTTTTGTCTTTATCCTGAATCTGACCTCAACCCGCTGGTTTGCCGAATCTGAATTCTGGCTGGCACTGGTTAAAGTCGTCACCGTGGTCGCCTTCATCCTGTTTGGCCTGCTCGCCATTTTTGGCGTCATCGGCTATCAGGGTCATGAATCTGCTCCGCTGTTTAGCAACCTGACTGCTCAAGGCTGGTTCCCGGAAGGCTTATTCCCGATTTTCACTACGATGTTAATCGTGAACTTCGCCTTCTCTGGTACCGAACTGATTGGCGTAGCTGCTGGTGAAACCAAAGATCCAGCCAAAAACGTACCAAAAGCAATCAATACCTCGATCTTTCGTCTACTGATTTTCTTTGTCGGCACCATTCTGGTTGTGACTGCATTACTCCCGCATCAGGAAGCTGGCCTTCGTGCTGAGGGTGTGAGTAGCAGTCCGTTCGTAACGGTATTCCAGCACATTGGTATTCCATATGCGGAAGACCTGATCCGCTTTGTGATCATCACCGCACTACTGTCTGCTGCTAACTCAGGCCTGTTCGCGGCTTCACGGATGATGTGGTCACTTTCTTATAGTAAGCAACTTCCTGCAGTGTTCTCACGGATAAACAAACGCGGTATTCCGTATATCGCGGTGATCGTGACTATGATTGGTGGTATGCCAGGTTTGCTGTCTGAACAGTTTGCGCCAGAAACCATTTTCACCAACCTACTTGGTATTGCTGCTTTTACCATGGTGGTGGTGTGGATGAGCATCTGCGTCAGTATGTTTAACTTCCGCCGTGAATGGCACAAACAAGGCAAAACTGCCAAAGACCTGCAATTCGCTGCACCGCTCTTTCCAATCGTGCCGATTTTGGGCTTTGTGTTCTGTTTAATCACCTGTATCAGTATGGTGTTTGACCCGAGCATGCGCATCAGCTTCTTTGGCTGTCTGCTGTTTATTGCACTGTGCTATATCAGCTATTACAAGTTCTATCACCCAAAAGCTTAA
- a CDS encoding amino acid permease: MQSPSPPSQQRAVEGHTPSLKRAMGTRHLIMLSLGGAIGTGLFMGSGEVISQAGPLGAVLAYIIGGLIAYMVMLCLGELAVHLPVSGSFGAFASKFIGPGTGYMVSWMYWLGWSATLGTEFTAAAILMQEWFPQTSIWLWTLIFAAGVLISNLSSTRTFAESEFWLSLVKVATVLIFIILGFGCIFGMIPFQGYESAPLFSNLTEHGWLPNGLIPLFTTLLIVNFAFNGTEMIGIAAGETENPEKNVPKAIHAAVWRLMIFFVGTIIVISSLLTYTDAGLQVGGHGGLSSSPFVSVFTQMGIPYAEDFIRFVIITALLSTANSGLYAASRMMWALSSQNQLPRIFSKVNKSGVPHIAVWVTMIGGLPGLLSEQFGADVIFKNLMGVAAFTMVIVWMSICWSQFNFRRQWLKQSHSVSELKFRTPWFPLVPILGFVTCTATGLSMAADPEMLSGFIGCLLFMAACYASYYWLYHNKS; encoded by the coding sequence ATGCAATCTCCCTCTCCACCTTCACAGCAGCGTGCTGTTGAGGGTCATACTCCATCGTTAAAACGTGCCATGGGCACACGCCACCTAATCATGCTCTCCCTCGGTGGCGCGATTGGTACCGGCCTGTTTATGGGTTCCGGTGAAGTCATTTCCCAGGCCGGCCCACTAGGTGCCGTTCTGGCTTATATCATTGGTGGCCTGATCGCCTATATGGTGATGCTTTGCCTCGGTGAACTAGCTGTACATTTACCGGTATCCGGTTCATTCGGTGCCTTTGCCTCGAAATTTATTGGCCCGGGTACCGGTTATATGGTGTCCTGGATGTACTGGCTGGGCTGGTCAGCCACTCTAGGTACAGAATTTACCGCTGCTGCGATTTTGATGCAGGAATGGTTCCCGCAAACTTCGATCTGGTTATGGACTCTGATCTTTGCTGCAGGTGTACTGATTTCCAACCTGAGTTCGACCCGTACTTTTGCTGAATCAGAATTCTGGCTGTCCCTGGTGAAAGTGGCGACTGTGCTGATTTTCATCATTCTGGGCTTTGGCTGTATCTTCGGCATGATTCCCTTCCAGGGTTATGAATCTGCGCCACTTTTCAGCAATCTGACTGAACATGGCTGGCTGCCAAATGGCTTGATTCCACTATTCACTACTCTGCTCATCGTGAACTTTGCCTTTAACGGTACCGAGATGATCGGGATCGCCGCTGGTGAAACTGAAAATCCTGAAAAGAATGTACCGAAGGCCATTCATGCTGCAGTATGGCGTTTGATGATTTTCTTTGTCGGCACCATCATCGTGATCAGCTCGCTACTAACTTATACCGATGCTGGCTTACAGGTCGGTGGTCATGGTGGCCTAAGTAGCAGTCCATTCGTATCTGTATTTACCCAGATGGGTATTCCTTATGCAGAAGACTTTATCCGTTTCGTGATTATCACTGCACTGCTGTCTACTGCAAACTCAGGTCTCTATGCAGCTTCACGCATGATGTGGGCACTATCTTCTCAGAACCAGTTACCGCGTATTTTCTCCAAGGTAAATAAATCTGGCGTACCGCATATCGCAGTTTGGGTGACCATGATTGGTGGCCTTCCAGGCCTGCTGTCTGAACAGTTTGGTGCCGATGTGATCTTTAAAAACCTGATGGGTGTGGCAGCATTTACCATGGTGATTGTCTGGATGAGCATCTGTTGGAGTCAGTTCAACTTCCGTCGTCAATGGTTAAAACAAAGTCATAGTGTTTCAGAACTGAAGTTCCGCACCCCTTGGTTCCCACTGGTACCAATTTTGGGCTTTGTGACCTGTACAGCAACCGGCTTGAGTATGGCAGCTGACCCGGAAATGCTGTCTGGTTTTATTGGCTGCCTGCTATTTATGGCAGCGTGTTATGCCAGCTATTACTGGTTGTATCACAATAAATCTTAA
- the rnt gene encoding ribonuclease T codes for MEKSVTNETLPVIGQRFRGFLPVVVDVETAGFNAQTDALLEIAAIPIVFNEKGEFVPGQAHHAHINPFEGANLDKRSLDFIGVDPFNPMRIAMAEDEKTALKRIFKSINEVRRQQNCTHAILVGHNAHFDLGFVQAAIARTGTKNQNPFHSFSVFDTVTLSAVMFGQTVLAKSCIQAGIEFDGKEAHSALYDTQKTAELFCYILNKLTPHLLDTLVADQ; via the coding sequence ATGGAGAAAAGTGTGACAAATGAAACTCTCCCAGTCATTGGTCAACGTTTCCGTGGATTCCTGCCTGTTGTTGTCGATGTAGAGACAGCAGGCTTTAATGCACAAACCGACGCCTTACTGGAAATCGCTGCCATTCCTATTGTTTTCAATGAGAAAGGCGAATTTGTGCCGGGTCAAGCCCACCATGCACATATCAACCCATTTGAAGGGGCAAATCTCGACAAGCGTTCGCTCGATTTTATCGGTGTAGATCCGTTTAACCCGATGCGTATCGCGATGGCCGAAGATGAGAAAACTGCGTTAAAACGTATTTTTAAATCGATCAATGAAGTACGGCGCCAGCAAAACTGCACCCATGCAATTTTGGTGGGCCACAATGCGCATTTCGATTTAGGTTTTGTCCAGGCGGCTATTGCCCGTACCGGTACCAAGAACCAGAACCCGTTCCACAGTTTTTCTGTATTCGATACAGTGACTTTGAGTGCGGTGATGTTTGGTCAAACAGTACTGGCAAAATCCTGTATTCAGGCTGGTATCGAATTTGACGGCAAAGAAGCTCACTCTGCTTTATATGACACGCAGAAGACGGCTGAACTGTTTTGCTATATTTTAAACAAACTCACCCCCCACTTGCTTGACACTTTGGTGGCGGATCAATAA
- the pyrC gene encoding dihydroorotase, translated as MNTITILQPDDWHAHLRDGLALKRTVPDLAQQFSRAICMPNLVPPVKTVEEALSYRERIMAHVPEGVNFDPRMVLYFTDNTSPGEVRKIKESEHVSAIKLYPAGATTNSDSGVSDIRKVYAVIEQLEEHQVPLLLHGEVTHNHVDIFDREKRFLDEVLSPLLKQFPKLKLVLEHITTSEAANFVLEQDRNVAATITPQHLLFNRNDLLVGGVKPHFYCLPILKRQTHQQTLLEVATSGNPKFFLGTDSAPHSKNAKENACGCAGCYSAPTAIELYAQAFDQVGKIDRLEGFASHFGADFYGLPRNTNTITLVKEDQVIPESLDYLDGEQIIPLYAGKTIQWRKV; from the coding sequence TTGAATACGATTACGATTCTCCAGCCAGACGACTGGCACGCTCACCTACGTGATGGTTTAGCGCTTAAGCGCACAGTTCCTGACTTAGCCCAACAATTTTCCCGCGCAATCTGTATGCCAAACCTGGTTCCACCAGTTAAAACTGTGGAAGAGGCACTTAGCTATCGCGAACGCATCATGGCACATGTGCCTGAAGGCGTGAACTTTGATCCGCGCATGGTACTGTATTTCACTGACAATACCTCTCCGGGTGAAGTGCGCAAGATCAAAGAGTCTGAGCATGTCAGCGCAATCAAGCTCTACCCTGCTGGTGCAACCACCAACTCGGACAGCGGTGTCAGCGACATCCGTAAAGTGTATGCGGTGATTGAGCAGCTTGAAGAACATCAAGTGCCGTTATTGCTGCATGGCGAAGTAACCCATAATCACGTCGATATTTTCGACCGTGAAAAACGTTTCCTGGATGAAGTACTTTCGCCATTATTAAAACAGTTCCCGAAACTGAAACTGGTACTGGAACATATCACCACCAGTGAAGCAGCGAATTTTGTCTTAGAACAAGATCGCAATGTGGCTGCGACCATTACCCCACAGCACTTGCTGTTTAACCGTAATGACCTGCTCGTAGGCGGTGTAAAACCCCATTTCTATTGCCTGCCAATTTTAAAACGTCAAACACACCAGCAAACATTACTGGAAGTGGCGACCAGCGGTAATCCGAAATTCTTCCTCGGTACCGACAGTGCACCGCACTCAAAAAATGCTAAAGAAAATGCATGTGGCTGCGCAGGGTGTTATAGTGCGCCTACTGCAATTGAACTCTATGCTCAGGCATTTGATCAGGTCGGCAAGATTGACCGTCTGGAAGGTTTTGCCAGCCATTTTGGTGCTGATTTCTACGGCCTGCCGCGCAATACCAATACCATTACTTTGGTAAAAGAAGATCAAGTGATTCCTGAGAGTCTGGACTATTTGGATGGTGAACAGATTATTCCGCTGTATGCGGGTAAAACCATTCAATGGAGAAAAGTGTGA